TCATGTACTTGACTCGACTCGATTCCTATGATATTCTTACACATAGGCTTAGGACAGATATAACATGGGATTCTTTCCACAGTGAGTGCTTTCCCACTTGCTtggttctttttttttccatttgtggATATCTTCTCTAGGTTTAAGTCATCTATTAGAAAGCAATATCAATTCATTTACATCACCTCATTTTAGATCTATCCAATTAATAGGATACTGCACTGAACGTATAAAGTACCGTATTCGCCATCAACATTAGTTGTACaagaaaatattgaatttttgtACTAAACTGTAACAAAATTGTCTTCTTGAAATCTCGATACAAAATCAAGATATACAATCTCATCAGTAATTTTTCCGCATTCGCCCCTAACTGAATCCATTATTAGGAGGCACAAACATGTGCACTAAAGTGATTAAAATGGGACAATTGATGTGAATACATATATACCTGAATTGAGAAGCTAGGTGGTGCACCAAAATGAGCATTTGTAGCTTAGCAAGTTCGTTACCGGGACAAGAGTGAACTCCACCTCCGAAAGGGAAAAACGTGTTTGGTTTTGGTGAATCCTACAATTTCATGCACACATTTAACGTTGCCAATCAATCATGTCTCAATACACAAGTACACACCACTAATAGTGGATGTCTTGTAATGTAGAAAATTCAACATGGCATATGAATAAACAAGAATATCTTGGGAATCTTGTGAATAATTATTTAGCTTGctttaaaatgtgttttttgtgTTTCACTTTTTAATGCACTAGATGTGATAAAAgtaatgtatatatatgtaccTCAAATCTTGTTGGATCAAACTTTTGAGGGTCGGCAAAGAATTCTGGATTGTGATGAATATTCCTAAACAAAGGCATGACTTTCCATCCTTTTGGAATTAGACATCCTGAAGAAATACCAAATTTATGTGTGAATTTGGTTACTAAAATATCGTATTTTCTCGTCAATTAGACTAATAAAATGGAGTTTAACGACAGATTTTCGTGTTGGAAAATCTCGAAAATTTGTCGCGAATTGCACCTTTGTATTCTACATCAGTGACCGCCTCTCTGAAAGTGAAAGAAATAATGCTTGCCATTCTCAAGGTTTCCATGATCACctgaaatattttaaaaatcagatCATTCCAAACATACATCCAATCCTCAAATTGATGTGTattatgaaaattaataaattacaaTATGATAAAATCCACCAACAATATTATATACATGTGATGCATGTATATATACTACTACACGAATTTAGTTATTTCATGTAAATACACGAGCTTTCAacgttttttggtttttttccCAAACCATCTTTTAATCCAAATACACGAACTTACTAGTGTTCTAATTCTTCCCCTGGCGGGAAATCAAATTAGAATTTACACATAATATATTACTATAGCGTGTCAACATCCCAGTGCTGACACGCCATAGCTGATGTATTTACAAGCAAATAAGCCTAGTAAAAACCAGTGTTGTTTTCTTGCATGCAATTAAAAAACCTAAATTAAGTCATTATCTTAATTAAGACAACAATAAATGTAAAAACCTTGTTAGTTAAGGGCATGTTTCTTGTCTGATTCCACGTCAAAGGACTCTCTCCTTCGCCGTTGGCTTCGTATATCGCCTTCTGCTCTGCCTGCATGCCATTTTCCAACCAATcaatacacacacaaacacacacacacacacagagatcTAAAGAGAGAAATACAGACCTTGACAGCCTGAAGAAGCTTGGGATTATCATGGAGGTATTTAACCAGCCACGTCATGGCGCTGGCGGTTGTATCTTGCGCAGCAAACAGAACTCCGATTACGTTATCACCGATCTGTTCATCACTCAGAGCTCCGCCATTATCGTCTTTAGAGCTCAGCAGACAGCTCAACAAATCCTTCTCACTCTCAACCACCTTTTTCTCCCTTCTCTCTCTGCTTATCTCACCGATAATCTCGCTCAGCTTCTTCCTCGCCTTCACAATTATCGCGAAAACAAACAATAATTTTGAGCCATTTAATCGCGAAGATCTAGTGTGGATGCATTTCTTACTGCAGGTTCGTTTCAAGGggtaaaatttttatttagttttattttttagtaagtTAATTTCACTGTGAATGCAATGACTTTATATTACAgtatttttagttaattattacgataaaaaaaatttccattAAGTTACGCTATGTATATgcaaattttgatttatataccTTCATGGCCTTTCTATATGTGGATCCTGGCAAATTTGTTGGGAAAGAATTGTAGCCTCTCTCAACTTCACCATAATTTTTCTTCAACTCCTGTTTGTAGCCAAGCTCGAGGTGTCCGAAAACGGCTAGGATGCCGACTTCGAACGACAGCTGTAGGTAGCCAGGTGTCGCAAGGTGAGCTCAACAAGAACAAAACAGAAATCTCGTGTAAAACAGAaagatattattaattattatatgtaTGAAGGAAAAGACCTTTTTCATCTCATTGTAAGTGTTGACTACTCCACCGTCGGCCCATGAGCGCAATGCTGCAACCACGGCCGCCTGGACTCCCGGGACGAGCCTGCGGAGCGACTCCGGGTACAGCCCGGCCCGAACGAGCTTCCTCAGCCGGAGATGGTAGTCGCCCTGGTGGAAGAAAAGGGCCTCCGGCCCAATTAAGGCCTCCTTGCTCTTTGGGAAAGTGGGCTTGAACAAATGGGCTTGAGTTAATAGGACAAACCGGGCCGCATCCGGGCCCGCTAGCATCACACTAGGGTAACCTAGAATGTGAGTCTTGAAGATTTCTCCATacctgaaaaaaaattaaataatttaattatttttatattttgttatttttatatattagccGAATGTACGTGCATCGAGAAAAAGATCGGTCGCACCTTTTGTGTCGGGTGGAGAGGAAGATGTTTGGATCTTGGGAGTAGAGACGGAGGGTTTCGCCGATGAAGGGCCAGCCCATTGAGCCCGGTGGGAGTTTAGTCTTGCCGGCATTGCGTCTTATTTTAACGTATACTGATGAAATGAAATACGAGACGATGACGAGCAAGATAGGGAGAAAGATGGAACAATTGTCCATATCTTTCTCTTGAGGTATTGAGATATATTAGTGACTAAGGTCATGTGAATGGTTGATGGGTATTTATAGGCGGGAGAAGGTTGTGAACTTAAAAAAAAAGGTGGCTAAAAAAGTGaactttttttattaagaaaataataaatattttatgtatatcGTTTTCCTTTTATCTTTGATTTCATTTTACAAATTAGATTTTCTATCACAATATGTAGGGACGTTTTTATTGCATTTATAGAAATTGGTATTATAACATGGAATAAAAAAatggttgaattttttttaccatCGGCAAGAGTTTAATATGCTAGACAAGATTCTGATCTTCTATTGtatgaataaaaaattatggTCTTCCTATATTGTCGATATATCTAatcaattataataatataatgatTGATAATGATTTCTCATTTGAAACAAATTCACATcgtcattaaaaaaaataaaaagatgctTTAATAATTTCTGAAGTATTATTAGCTTACAATATCCGAATATAAAGTGAAACTTTGAACTAAGCAATATAATCACAAAtgtaatttacataattaattcATGCTTTAATTTAATGTACACAACACACATCACATTGATTTGCATCGTTAACCTCTTCCCTAGCTATGTGACACATATTGATATAATCATTCCAAAACTTTATAAGCCATAACACGTTTAAAGCTTGTGTCTACCATTAGCATACCAAAGAATTGCGTTTGAGATATATTTGTGTGTTCATATTTGGAAATTTTCATAgctttcaaaattcaaaatcattacaaatataattatgttatatatagtGGAATCTACGTACaataatattttcatataaCGTGTCAAGCTCTGCATCTCATTGTTTTTGAGTTGCCCAACATGTCACCCACCTCACGTGCCACAAAATCTTCCAAGATACTCGGGTTAAGGCTCTGTTTGGCTCTTGGTTTACTCTTTTCAAactttcaaaacaaaacatattcagctaaatatttaattttgtccATCATTTGGAATTTTTATTACGTTTCCATACTCACTTACAAATATCTcgcaatattttttttcataaagttGCCTCTAGATTTTCGATTGGCATGAGGTTCTGATAGTAGTACATTGCAAGCGTGAGGATCTGACAGTAGTGTTGTATATAGGTGCAACGAGTCTGAGGGTCTGTTGCTCAAGTCTAGTTAGTGAAATGTAGTACAATGTTGCTCAAGTCCACTTGAGACctaattatattatatgatGTAATATGATTGTTAGTAGTAAAGAGTTGGGCATATTTGCACTTTGGTGTATAATTAATTTGAGTTGAGTCAAATCAAGATATTAAGAATAACTACTTTACCATATCTTGTGagattattcaaaatattaagaGTCATGAGTTGTCAGTAAGGATTGGTTATCTTCAATAATTAGTAGTTGAAGTAACTAATGTTAGACTTAAAATAAATCCATCTTAAGAATTTAAGTGGATATGATTAGCTAAATTTAAGTTGTAGGATGGAGTATGCAATTCGAATAAACCAATCTCAAAAATGTAACAACATATGGTCAAGATCACATTTGATATCGCATATGCAGTCTTATATCCACACAATATTCACATAATGATGAGAAATTTACTTGAAATTGGATTCTCAATAAATTTTTCCATGACAATGATCACTCAGGAAATGTTTGGCCCAAGATGTGTCCATTTTTAAGATGCTTATGGCACTCACAATGGTGCACTTTATTGGTTCGGACATAAGAGTAACCACAATAGGACCGCCGCAGCGGCCGCGTGTTGCGAAtgattttagtattttaattcaattattttaaaattattgtttgattatataaagttttaattcaattattttattttaaaattttaattatgtatttcaataaaacgatgaattaaaaaaattagtaagaTGATAACTAATGTAGGTATGATATAATTTGTGGCCTAATTGTTGTGGGTGTTTGGGTCTTGACCAAATAAGTTGTTGTGACAATTGAGTTATTATGAGTATCCGGATTATTACGAGTATCCATAGTAAATTTTGTTattgttaaattttttatcaaaaaaattttaaaactagtAGGAGTAAAATTTTTGAGTCTGAGATAACTTCCAATTTTATTCTTTCAAATGTTAGAttatttgataaatttaaaatGTTTCGTAATTAAGTACATTCAGAGGAAGAcgaaatttggaaaaaaattgacaaaatagtAGATATGCACAAACCATAAAAGCTGCCACTTAGATTCATATAAGTACAAATTATGATAGATTTTGAATACGTGTAATTCATTCACTTTAGAATGACATATTGTCTCTGAGATTTCATCTAATCTTCATCGATTCTCAAGCTATGCTATAAGATATAGCCTATATAGGCTAAAGTTGTCATTTGAATGTTCACTgtcctccctccgtcccccaaaatttatcacatattttcatttatgtccatctctaaaaatttatcacctttcacttttactattttctcAGTAGACCCTAcattcactaacttattcacactcatattttattataaaactaatactccctccgtcccgcactactcgcaccttttcttttgggcacggagattaaggaatgagtgatagacaaagtcaaccaTTACTGCTGTAgatataaattgttactaaaaatggaaagagtgcaaataacttgggacgctcagaaaggaaataagtgcaagtagtgcgggacggagggagtatataaaaatatgactcacgttccactaactttttcaacaactttctattacatttcttaaaatctgtgtcgagttaaatggtgacgaatttcggggacggagggagtatcactcATATGATTCTATTCGAGATTTAAACGTTTTTATTTTATCGAAATGGATTTTGCATGattgttttttaattgaagattatcaagttttttaattttcttgatGGATTTTGGTTTAGTGACATTACTTGAACAAGTTTAAGTGATGGGAAATTGAGTGATGCATGTGTTATCAAAAAGAAGAAATGTTTAATTACTAATAATAGGTTATTTGGTAGATTAAGAAAGATAGTTtctagtagtataaaattaaatgcaacattattattattcttattgaagttatattatactccattaAGTTATCAATATTGTAGTTTGTGTGGATTAAGAGTGATTATCCCCATTATTAGTTAttgaatttgaaataaaaattgtgAATTTATCATGGCCGGAAATTTGAGTAATTATTTCACTATAGTTTCCTTGTCATTGATTTTTTGTAATTCAAGCTAGAACTTGATTACTATACTTGGCtctattttgaaatatttttgaaagTTGATCGATTGAAGAGAATATCCGATCGAGGTGAAATTCCAATAAAGATGCACCTAGTTAAAGTCAATCATTCTTGATGATTTAAAAACTTTCCACAATTAGATTATTCAACTACGCATTGTCCCTAATATACCGTACACAATTGACATTCACGAcctttaaatattgcattttatACAATACATGCCACCATTCTAGctagtgtgtgttttttgttttcttcttaTCAACTCGACATCCATGGATAAATTTATAGATATACTACATTAACATCTTATGTGACATTACTTTTTTCCGACTCGATTGAGCATATACAAGTCCATCGGTAATGGAACGTCTCTTAGGCATCCCTTAGTCGTTCTAATTGGGTCGAATCTAATTTTTTTCACTATCCTATCATATATCCATCTGACTTATTCCATTATTCATGGGTCTTTCGAACTCAGGTGTCCAGTGCTACAAAACACATCTTCACCCGCTAGGTTACACGTTGTGAATTTCATGTATTACTTCAATGCATTGATTAtaataaagcaaaaaaaaatcgAAGAACACACAACTTGCGACTTTTTCCTTCACAACGATCTTCAGAGCCGGCCCCTTTTTTCCGGTGATGCCCTACCCTGGTAAACTAGCTTGGCacataattatatttacatgtgaaaaaaatcacataaacataATAAGTATAAATACCAATTATGATAATCCATCTTGTAAAGTTGGCAAttctaattatgatattatgCACACCATTAAATCCAAATTTCTAGCATTAGGTCATATAATTGTCATACTTACATAATTTAAAGCaagattaaatttaaattttggatttttgcCGGAGAAAGAAAAGGGAAAGTGAAGAAGAAGGCCCTATAgacattattttttcaaaaaagcaaaataaaaaGTTACTATTATTGATGCTACATAACAAAGGATAAGATTACATAAGTactcttttattcttttttggAATAATTGAATTGTAACTTATGTTGGAGATTAATACACGCATCTCAAATTGTACCTACTATATTTTCTACTTCACTCCTTTTTCTTTTGAGGCAAGATTAAAGAAAGAATAATTACTGGTTTATTTTTTATAGAATAAGTATATAGAATTAAAAGGACCAGAAAAAAAAGATAATAGAAAATTGATGATAATGAAAAAATGGATAGGAGATATGCtttaatgtaataatatacgACGGGATTTTGACGCATGATAATTACATTGATTGTGATGGAACAATCAAAAGATTTTTTATGAATAGaatataactattttttattgtgttctaaataaaaatagaataaaattttgattatatttgtgCATGTACTAAGATGAAAAAATTAGACTATTTATTTTGGTGTCCGATGTGATTGATTAGATAAAGTTAGGTATTGTGTGAATGTTACTCGATTAGATAAATAAGGTCTGACACTTAAGTTTATAATAATGTCATGTAAAATTAGTCTTGATTTTCTCTTATGATAAACTTAATCTCAGACAATCCAACATAAATGTGTGTAGTCCAGATAAATTCTCCTAATACCATTTAAATTATTCTAACAAGACAAACATGAATTTCAGCAAGTTAAATCAAGAAGAATTTTACAGCTAATCAATGAAAATATTAATCACTTTTTTAAAAAGATCTCTGTATGAAGATCTCAAAAACAAATTTCCAGCTGGAGTGGGATCAAAAGTTGATTATTTAGATAATAAAGTTTAtggaaaaaataatactcaaaAGTGAGTGCTTCAGAATTTGACAGCTCTTGCAATTTCCACTTATATGTATACAATGGTCAAAGTAGATTTTACAAAATAGAGCccttttaataattataatctCCAACAGTTTCTCAAAAGCAACTTCTTCTATGAAAATAGTAATGCTTTTACTACTGATTTTAATGGCCTCAATCATTTTGTTTTCAGTATATTGTGATTATTATGACACAAGTGCAAATTAGAGCTACCCAAATAAAACACCACAAATGTAATATCTATAATGTATCTACACAGgtacaattttttttgtgtgttacAAGGAATAcaaaaacaattcaaaatataaacaagAAAAAAGACACAAAATCAACATATAGACATAAAAACAAAACGCTCTATCCAAACCCACCTAAAAAAGCAACGGACGAACATAAGCAAAGGGTATCATCCTAGAGAGCAATGGTCTCACAACAACTCCAGGCCAAAGAAAAAGGCAAATAAGGCAAAAGAAATAGAATATCACTACAAGGTAATGAAGCCTCGTTTCAAGAAAAGGAAACAACGCCGTTTCAAGATATAGATCGGTATGATTTaacagagaaaaaaaaatcagccAAGGGAGGAGTTAGTACTATTTTCAGTATTTCAATAGTAAATGAGAGAACTCTGGTTATCTATGTAAAATTCTGACTTTGTATTGCTAAGAATTCATAGAGACTAATATTCATAGGCACTGAGTGTTAAACAAGATGATCAAAATGACTTTCACTTATGTTCAGTGATCATAACTATTTTCAAGAACCTGCACCCCAGGTCCATATATTTGTCGACATCGGTCGTGAAATGAACCAACAAGCCGAGAAACCACTTCTTTGAAGAACATATTGGCAATCTGCAATAGAATCGTGAAGATGAATATAAACAGATGAATATAATGTATGTAATGTCTGTCAGTAGTACTTCTTTTTCTCTAATGCAAGCAGTAACTGGGTGATCCTACAACTTTTCATCCATAACTAATGGGTAAACTACCATAATCTGACCAAATAATTGATAATTATAAGGTGacattttaatttatgaagaTAGACAGATGCCTCATATCAAACCACCTTGAAAGGTTAATCAAAAGCTCATGCACATAGATATCAACAAATCATGCCATCCTTCAAGTTTCCGAAAAATAGGACAGTGTTTTCAAATTACAGTGTTAAAACTACTGAAGAAGCTTACCTGTCGATAAAATGGTGACTGAAACTTGAAGTCCACCATAAAATAGAGGCTGCAACTTCCAGGAACAGGTCCAGGGGTAAATTCCCAGACATTAATCAAATGTTCAAAAAGAGTAGTTTGGGATGAAGTCGTCTGCAACAAAACAGAAATAACAGATGTTTTATAATAAAGAAAACTTTATTGGCACATAACTTACTGGAAGGAAAACACTAATGATAACCTAAAGATTGAACTGTTTAAGCTGTGTCAGTTTGATTATAAAATTCTTAATGATCATGAGATCGATATTgagtttgtgtttgttattCTCACACTTGACATGTTGCTAAACCATAGTTTGTAATGCAGGTTGAAAAATGTAAGAGCTCTGACTTGCTTTATCCAAATTGAAAAACTATAAGTCAAGGGAAAGAGATGAAGGACTGAAGACTGGAGGAGGAATACTTATCAAATATAGAGTATATAAAACAAGACACAAACATAATGTAAATGTATACTACCTGACTACAATAACCCTACATCTACATTTCTATCAAGCAGCGCCATCACTTTCAGGTTGCTTACTGATGTCAAATGTCAATCGGGAAATATGAAATatcaagtactccctccgtcccataaaagatgtctcactttcctttttagtttgtcccactaaagatgtcacatttccatttttagaaaaagttctctcacaataatataaatattatattttctctttccacctaacgcacaaaacaaaacctcctaaaatctcgtgccgtcccacaagtgtgacatcttttgtgggacggagggagtacatttttcaAGTAAAAATTGATTAGATGCACGCAGTCATATAAATAAGCTAACAAAACTCACCTCCAGTCCTAAAAACTGTTCCTACTTATCTCAAGTTTTGACTTTCATAGTATTAAAACTCAGCACAGCATCTATGTAAAGTCAATCAGTTCTATAATCGGTCCCAAGAATCTTTATGGTGAAGCCATGTCCTAATATTAAGCAAATGATGAAGTGCTGATTTGATATTAATAGCAAAAGGGCATAAACGGTCAAATTTGTGAAACCTATACTCCAGCCACCTAACAAAACAAGGAAAACCCAAAGAACATATGAATGCGAAACATGGATCTTCACCTTAATGGATTTTGGTTTGGTTAGCTCCACATGCGATGTATAGCTTTCGACAAGAAATTTAAAGCCAATTTCTAACTCCGCGTCAAAACTCCCATCAGGGTTCTGGCAAATAATCTGTGAGCGCTGACACCAAGGAAGAAAATCTTCATACATGTCGACGGCAGCAACCACATTGAACAATTGCTCAGGTGAATATCTAACATTTAAAATATGAATCAGCATAGTGCACATTTCTTCAATAAATCAAAAGCCAATCCAAATTCATCAAATAAATCACATTGACTGATCATTATATGCAGTTCAACATATATGAgtaaattctttcatatcagaATAGTTAAATAATTCTATTCACAGCCATTTTCTcatcataaaatattttaaccaaGAACGCATAATCCATCCCCAATTCAAAAATCTACACCATTTCCCTGCATTGATGCAAAAGCGCAGAATTCTTCAAACATGATTTCCACAAAAAGGATCAA
This genomic interval from Salvia splendens isolate huo1 chromosome 13, SspV2, whole genome shotgun sequence contains the following:
- the LOC121760236 gene encoding coenzyme Q-binding protein COQ10 homolog, mitochondrial-like; the protein is MPPFNSAPRALARFSAHRNPLRRRTRHFPSCSQIRPTSNITGNNAFSPVENRRYGNCGFLGSANSSHISNFVHQKRGFLGCGDGEEGGMLSKVHHERRVLGYSPEQLFNVVAAVDMYEDFLPWCQRSQIICQNPDGSFDAELEIGFKFLVESYTSHVELTKPKSIKTTSSQTTLFEHLINVWEFTPGPVPGSCSLYFMVDFKFQSPFYRQIANMFFKEVVSRLVGSFHDRCRQIYGPGVQVLENSYDH
- the LOC121762805 gene encoding abscisic acid 8'-hydroxylase 4-like → MDNCSIFLPILLVIVSYFISSVYVKIRRNAGKTKLPPGSMGWPFIGETLRLYSQDPNIFLSTRHKRYGEIFKTHILGYPSVMLAGPDAARFVLLTQAHLFKPTFPKSKEALIGPEALFFHQGDYHLRLRKLVRAGLYPESLRRLVPGVQAAVVAALRSWADGGVVNTYNEMKKLSFEVGILAVFGHLELGYKQELKKNYGEVERGYNSFPTNLPGSTYRKAMKARKKLSEIIGEISRERREKKVVESEKDLLSCLLSSKDDNGGALSDEQIGDNVIGVLFAAQDTTASAMTWLVKYLHDNPKLLQAVKAEQKAIYEANGEGESPLTWNQTRNMPLTNKVIMETLRMASIISFTFREAVTDVEYKGCLIPKGWKVMPLFRNIHHNPEFFADPQKFDPTRFEDSPKPNTFFPFGGGVHSCPGNELAKLQMLILVHHLASQFRYELVESESGIQFGPFPIPLHGLPARFWREEDDEEDQWTKQSLITSP